A single window of Drosophila suzukii chromosome 3, CBGP_Dsuzu_IsoJpt1.0, whole genome shotgun sequence DNA harbors:
- the abs gene encoding ATP-dependent RNA helicase abstrakt, translating to MAQAKRYRRSSKSSDDGDQDNEEYVPYVPVKERKKQHMMKLGRIVQLAAETSQPKSSSENENEDDSQGAHDAETWGRKYNISLLDQHTELKKIAEAKKLSAVEKQLREEEKIMESIAQQKALMGVAELAKGIQYQEPIKTSWRPPRYIRVTPEDERHAVRQQLRILVEGENPSPPIRSFREMKFPKGILNGLAAKGIKTPTPIQVQGLPTVLAGRDLIGIAFTGSGKTLVFVLPVIMFSLEQEYSLPFEKNEGPYGLIICPSRELAKQTHEIIQHYSKHLQACGMPEVRSCLAMGGLPVTEALDVISRGVHIVVATPGRLMDMLDKKILTLDMCRYLCMDEADRMIDMGFEEDVRTIFSFFKGQRQTLLFSATMPKKIQNFARSALVKPVTINVGRAGAASMNVTQQVEYVKQEAKVVYLLDCLQKTAPPVLIFAEKKQDVDCIHEYLLLKGVEAVAIHGGKDQEERSRAVDAYRVGKKDVLVATDVASKGLDFPNVQHVINYDMPDDIENYVHRIGRTGRSNTKGLATTLINKITEQSVLLDLKHLLIEGKQEVPDFLDELAPEAEHQHLDLGDSHGCTYCGGLGHRITECPKLEAVQNKQASNIGRRDYLSNTAADY from the coding sequence ATGGCTCAGGCTAAGCGCTACCGTAGGTCCTCAAAGTCCTCCGATGACGGAGACCAGGACAACGAGGAGTACGTGCCGTACGTGCCCGTGAAGGAGCGTAAGAAGCAGCACATGATGAAGCTGGGTCGAATCGTTCAATTGGCCGCGGAGACGTCGCAACCAAAGTCCTCGAGCGAGAACGAGAACGAGGATGACTCCCAGGGGGCGCACGATGCAGAGACCTGGGGTCGCAAGTACAACATTAGTCTGCTGGACCAGCACACGGAGCTAAAGAAGATTGCGGAGGCCAAAAAGCTTAGCGCCGTGGAAAAACAGTTGCGCGAGGAAGAGAAGATCATGGAGAGCATCGCCCAGCAGAAGGCGCTTATGGGAGTGGCCGAGTTGGCCAAGGGCATTCAATACCAGGAGCCTATCAAGACCTCCTGGCGCCCGCCTCGCTATATTCGGGTCACCCCGGAGGATGAGCGCCATGCCGTGCGACAGCAGTTGAGAATCCTTGTGGAGGGCGAAAACCCAAGCCCACCTATCCGCAGTTTTCGGGAAATGAAGTTTCCCAAAGGAATTCTTAACGGCCTGGCTGCTAAGGGTATAAAGACCCCGACTCCGATCCAGGTCCAAGGTCTGCCTACTGTGCTGGCGGGCCGCGACCTTATTGGTATTGCCTTTACCGGCTCTGGAAAAACTCTTGTCTTCGTGTTGCCCGTCATTATGTTTTCCCTGGAACAAGAGTACAGCCTGCCCTTCGAGAAGAATGAGGGCCCCTATGGGCTAATCATCTGCCCGTCCCGCGAGCTGGCTAAGCAAACGCATGAGATCATACAACACTACAGCAAGCATCTTCAGGCGTGCGGCATGCCTGAAGTACGTTCCTGCCTTGCAATGGGCGGGCTACCGGTCACTGAGGCTCTGGACGTGATTTCGCGTGGAGTACACATTGTTGTAGCGACACCCGGACGTCTTATGGACATGCTGGACAAAAAGATCCTTACGCTGGATATGTGCCGTTACCTGTGCATGGACGAGGCTGACCGTATGATTGACATGGGCTTTGAGGAAGACGTTCGCACGATATTCTCCTTCTTCAAGGGACAGCGCCAGACGCTGCTGTTCTCGGCCACCATGCCAAAAAAGATCCAGAACTTTGCCCGCTCCGCCCTCGTGAAGCCAGTCACCATTAATGTCGGTCGCGCAGGTGCCGCGTCTATGAACGTCACTCAACAAGTTGAGTACGTAAAGCAGGAGGCCAAGGTAGTTTATTTGCTGGACTGCCTGCAAAAGACTGCGCCGCCCGTTCTCATTTTTGCGGAGAAAAAACAGGACGTGGACTGCATACATGAGTACCTGCTACTGAAAGGTGTAGAGGCGGTGGCCATACACGGCGGAAAGGATCAAGAAGAACGGTCAAGGGCCGTAGATGCTTACCGCGTGGGCAAAAAAGATGTGCTGGTAGCTACCGACGTGGCCTCGAAGGGTCTGGACTTCCCCAACGTGCAGCACGTCATCAACTACGACATGCCGGACGATATCGAGAACTATGTACATCGTATTGGCCGCACAGGGCGCTCCAACACCAAGGGCTTAGCCACCACGCTGATTAATAAGATCACCGAGCAGTCTGTACTGCTCGATTTGAAGCACCTGCTCATCGAAGGCAAGCAGGAGGTGCCTGACTTTTTGGACGAGCTGGCGCCGGAGGCCGAGCACCAGCACCTAGACCTTGGAGACTCCCATGGCTGCACCTATTGTGGCGGTCTGGGCCATCGCATCACAGAGTGCCCAAAGCTGGAGGCCGTTCAGAACAAGCAGGCTTCAAATATAGGACGTCGCGACTATTTGTCAAATACTGCTGCGGATTACTAA